Proteins from a single region of Xiphophorus maculatus strain JP 163 A chromosome 22, X_maculatus-5.0-male, whole genome shotgun sequence:
- the mettl18 gene encoding histidine protein methyltransferase 1 homolog — protein MSFCFNFDTSGQANASQEVDGNEVQSGNKDDGAKYAEVDDNTPAGPVKEAKEHLPPSDPQFLLTDGVFETITIGTLPPLHFLNETVFERTASEREDREKILYFREEKNSDLISGVYEGGLKVWECTYDILEIMEKEGETFSGKTVLDLGCGAGLLGILALKRGARQILFQDYNSTVIEQLTVPNVILNCEEDDEVEGDGEKKGKGKGKKQEDGCVGKEDLNSGSPPPKKRAADLSKHPLMRKCLFYSGDWRTFLPLVLKKEPQPKFDIIFTSETIYNTCYYPALHETLHKLLAPSGLVYLATKSHYFGVGGGLHLFETFVEQRGVFSLDHLWDGAKGLQRHVVVLRFKKQNEN, from the exons ATGTCGTTTTGTTTTAACTTCGACACTTCAGGGCAAGCAAACGCCTCTCAAGAAGTGGATGGAAATGAAGTGCAAAGCGGAAACAAAGACGATGGCGCTAAATAT GCAGAAGTTGATGATAATACACCAGCCGGTCCAGTAAAAGAGGCTAAAGAGCACCTTCCTCCATCTGACCCCCAGTTCCTCCTCACTGATGGAGTCTTTGAAACAATTACCATCGGCACCCTTCCTCCTCTGCACTTCCTCAACGAAACCGTTTTTGAGAGGACGGCCTCAGAGCGAGAGGACAGGGAGAAAATCCTGTATTTCAGGGAGGAGAAGAACTCTGATCTCATCTCTGGTGTGTACGAGGGCGGCCTGAAGGTGTGGGAGTGCACTTATGACATTCTGGAGATAATGGAAAAAGAGGGAGAAACCTTCAGTGGGAAAACAGTGCTGGATTTGGGTTGTGGAGCGGGACTGTTGGGAATACTGGCCTTGAAGCGAGGAGCCAGGCAGATCCTTTTTCAAGATTATAACAGCACAGTCATCGAACAGCTCACAGTGCCAAATGTAATCCTAAACTGTGAAGAGGATGATGAGGTAGAGGGTGATGGTGAGAAAAAGGGGAAAggcaagggaaaaaaacaagaagacgGTTGTGTAGGGAAAGAGGATTTGAACTCTGGCAGCCCCCCTCCTAAGAAAAGAGCAGCAGATCTATCCAAGCATCCATTAATGAGGAAGTGCCTCTTTTACTCTGGGGACTGGAGGACATTTCTTCCTTTGGTCttaaagaaagaaccacagccCAAATTTGACATTATATTCACATCAGAAACAATCTACAACACTTGCTACTACCCTGCCCTACATGAAACGCTGCACAAACTGCTGGCACCAAGTGGTCTGGTCTACCTGGCCACCAAATCACACTACTTTGGTGTTGGTGGTGGGCTACATCTGTTTGAGACATTTGTGGAGCAGAGGGGTGTTTTCTCCCTGGATCACCTGTGGGATGGGGCCAAAGGCCTGCAGAGACATGTAGTGGTGCTGcgttttaaaaagcaaaatgagaaCTGA